The following coding sequences are from one Magnetovibrio sp. PR-2 window:
- a CDS encoding response regulator produces the protein MGTVDISRVLYIEDETPLGDLFRTVITDAGYRVDVAETGQDGLDAFEAHAHDVVAIDYELPDMKGLELARKLLEMDPELPIVFVTGSGNEQVAAHAMALGVMHYVIKDSMRTYLTLLPEIIESLDQQRKQKVASQKLFKAIFENSTEGMVVINGDGLVQVFNPAAENLFGYKSDEVVGENVSMLMPQGERPEHEELVRKSDLKLRRLIHQARDLTAQHKDGSIFPIELNISPMVVDGRKRVVGIFRDITERKAMEAKLLMSEERLSSSLRFANIGSWDWNIETGELYWTESIGTLFGYEPGALETSYDNFVAAIHPDDREAVTSAVTACVENGSEYDIDHRVVWPNGAVRWLHERGDVLRDEDGNPLRMLGVVSDITDKRAAREELAQAKEDAENANMAKSEFLSSMSHELRTPLNAILGFAQLMEIDPRAPLSDEQKDYMQHVIKGGNHLLELINEVLDLAKIEAGKLALSMESIDTGQLIDECLNFAATLADKRAITIHDQVQRNVAHVWADHLRTKQALLNLLSNAVKYNREGGEITIATKLVNGSMLRISVSDTGNGIAQNQMEELFQPFNRLGADASEVEGTGIGLTLTKNLVEEMSGAIGVQSTPGEGSTFWIDLPVSELAVVEKVLEDQGEVSFDLHLQDGVRKLLYVEDNPANLALMEGIMGRIDHLDMISTHTAELGLAMAQAESPDVIVLDVNLPGMNGIEAVKALKTNDVTKSIPVLALSANAMPKTIESGKRAGFDAYLTKPVVLKDLMAALDQALHPA, from the coding sequence ATGGGTACCGTGGATATCTCTCGCGTTTTATATATCGAAGATGAAACGCCACTGGGCGATCTGTTTAGAACCGTTATCACGGACGCGGGGTATCGCGTAGACGTGGCTGAAACCGGTCAAGACGGCCTGGACGCTTTCGAAGCGCACGCACACGACGTGGTCGCGATCGATTACGAGCTGCCCGACATGAAAGGGCTGGAGCTAGCACGCAAGCTGTTGGAGATGGATCCGGAGCTGCCCATCGTCTTTGTGACCGGATCCGGGAATGAGCAAGTGGCGGCCCACGCGATGGCGTTGGGGGTGATGCATTACGTCATTAAGGACAGCATGCGAACGTACCTGACGTTGCTGCCGGAAATTATTGAAAGCCTCGACCAACAGCGCAAACAAAAGGTCGCTTCGCAAAAGCTGTTTAAAGCGATTTTCGAAAATTCCACCGAAGGCATGGTCGTGATCAATGGAGACGGCCTCGTTCAGGTCTTCAATCCTGCCGCTGAAAATTTATTCGGCTATAAGAGTGATGAGGTCGTGGGCGAAAACGTCTCGATGCTGATGCCTCAAGGCGAGCGCCCGGAACATGAAGAACTGGTGCGCAAATCCGATTTGAAATTGCGCCGCCTCATCCATCAAGCGCGTGATCTAACGGCTCAACACAAAGACGGTTCAATCTTTCCCATCGAGTTGAACATTTCGCCCATGGTGGTCGATGGCCGCAAACGGGTTGTTGGGATATTCCGCGATATTACAGAGCGCAAAGCCATGGAAGCCAAACTGCTCATGAGCGAAGAGCGACTGTCCAGCAGCTTGCGCTTCGCCAACATCGGCAGTTGGGATTGGAACATTGAAACGGGTGAGCTGTATTGGACCGAAAGCATTGGCACGCTGTTTGGGTATGAACCGGGCGCGTTGGAAACCAGCTATGACAACTTCGTCGCAGCCATTCACCCAGACGACCGCGAAGCGGTGACATCCGCCGTTACGGCATGTGTGGAAAACGGGTCAGAGTACGACATTGATCACAGGGTCGTATGGCCCAACGGAGCTGTACGCTGGCTGCATGAGCGTGGGGATGTGTTGCGCGATGAAGATGGTAACCCCCTGCGTATGCTCGGGGTCGTAAGTGACATTACTGACAAAAGGGCAGCCCGGGAGGAGCTGGCTCAGGCCAAAGAAGACGCCGAAAATGCCAACATGGCAAAGTCGGAATTTCTGTCGTCCATGAGCCACGAGCTGCGCACACCCTTGAACGCCATTTTGGGGTTTGCCCAGTTGATGGAAATCGATCCGCGCGCACCGTTGAGCGATGAACAAAAAGATTACATGCAGCACGTGATCAAGGGTGGCAATCATCTGTTGGAACTGATCAACGAAGTCTTGGATTTGGCCAAGATTGAGGCGGGCAAGCTTGCTTTGTCGATGGAAAGCATCGATACGGGCCAGTTGATTGATGAGTGCTTGAACTTTGCCGCCACACTGGCGGACAAACGCGCCATCACCATCCACGATCAAGTGCAGCGCAATGTAGCCCATGTCTGGGCGGATCATCTGCGCACCAAACAGGCCTTACTCAACCTGTTGTCCAACGCCGTGAAATACAATCGCGAAGGCGGAGAAATCACGATTGCCACCAAGCTGGTCAACGGCTCGATGCTGCGCATTTCAGTTTCCGATACAGGGAACGGCATTGCCCAAAATCAAATGGAAGAGCTGTTCCAGCCCTTCAATCGATTGGGCGCCGACGCGAGCGAGGTCGAGGGGACAGGTATTGGTTTGACGCTGACGAAAAACCTCGTCGAAGAAATGAGCGGCGCCATCGGTGTCCAAAGTACGCCCGGCGAAGGAAGTACGTTTTGGATTGATTTGCCGGTGAGCGAGTTGGCAGTGGTCGAGAAAGTTCTGGAAGACCAAGGTGAAGTGTCTTTTGATCTGCATCTTCAAGATGGTGTGCGCAAGCTCTTGTATGTGGAGGACAATCCGGCCAACTTGGCGTTAATGGAAGGCATCATGGGCCGCATTGATCATCTGGATATGATATCGACCCACACGGCAGAACTGGGCTTGGCGATGGCGCAAGCAGAATCCCCTGACGTTATCGTATTGGATGTGAACTTACCCGGTATGAACGGCATTGAAGCGGTCAAGGCGTTGAAGACAAACGACGTGACCAAGTCGATCCCCGTTTTAGCGCTCAGTGCGAACGCCATGCCCAAAACCATCGAAAGCGGAAAACGTGCCGGCTTTGATGCGTATTTAACGAAGCCGGTTGTGCTCAAAGATTTGATGGCGGCGCTCGACCAAGCGCTACACCCGGCATAA
- the acnB gene encoding bifunctional aconitate hydratase 2/2-methylisocitrate dehydratase: MLAKYREHVAEREALGIPPLPLSVEQTSELVELLQNPPAGEEEVLVDLLTNRVPAGVDDAARIKAGFLADVAKGNTACPLISNVRATELLGTMLGGFNIEPMIELIDDGECGAAAAEGLKKTLLVFDYFFDVKEKADKGSENAKAVMQSWADGEWFTSRPEVAESLTLTVFKVTGETNTDDLSPAPDAFTRPDIPMHALAMLKNPRDGITPEDPGVRGPIQFIEDLKAKGNLVAYVGDVVGTGSSRKSATNSVLWWTGEDIPFVPNKRFGGVCLGSKIAPIFYNTMEDAGALPIELDVSQMNMGDEIELRPLEGKALKNGEVIAEFSVKSEVIFDEVRAGGRIPLIIGRGLTARAREALGLPASDLFRVPAEPEDTGKGYTLAQKMVGKACGLGEGKGIRPGTYCEPKMTTVGSQDTTGPMTRDELKDLACLGFSADLVMQSFCHTSAYPKLVDVSTHKTLPDFIETRGGVALRPQDGVIHSWLNRLLLPDTVGTGGDSHTRFPLGISFPAGSGLVAFGAATGVMPLDMPESVLVKFTGELQDGMTLRDMVNAIPYQAIQDGLLTVEKAGKKNIFSGRIVEIEGLPDLKVEQAFELSDSAAERSAAACTVHLNEEPIIEYMRSNIVLMKWMIKEGYHDERTLTRRIEAMEKFIADPQLMKRDDDAEYAAVIEINMSDIKEPLVACPNDPDDVKTLSAVQGETIDEVFIGSCMTNIGHFRAAANVLDGLSDLPTRLWIAPPTKMDAQILTEEGYYSILGKTGARMETPGCSLCMGNQAQIRKGSTAMSTSTRNFPNRLGIDTNVYLGSAELASVCALLGKIPTKDEYLEKVASLKDKADDVYRYMNFDQIPAFADVANG, encoded by the coding sequence ATGCTGGCTAAATACCGTGAACACGTCGCCGAGCGCGAAGCTCTAGGCATTCCCCCCCTTCCCTTGTCCGTCGAACAGACTTCTGAGCTGGTCGAGCTGTTGCAAAACCCGCCCGCAGGCGAAGAAGAGGTTTTGGTCGATTTACTGACCAACCGTGTTCCGGCAGGCGTCGATGACGCCGCGCGCATCAAAGCCGGTTTTTTGGCCGACGTCGCCAAAGGCAACACCGCGTGCCCGTTGATTTCCAACGTGCGCGCGACCGAACTGCTGGGCACTATGCTGGGTGGCTTTAACATTGAGCCGATGATTGAGCTCATCGACGACGGCGAATGCGGCGCTGCTGCGGCCGAAGGCCTGAAGAAAACTTTGTTGGTGTTCGACTACTTCTTCGACGTGAAAGAAAAAGCCGACAAAGGGTCCGAAAACGCCAAAGCCGTGATGCAATCGTGGGCCGATGGTGAATGGTTCACATCCCGCCCCGAAGTCGCGGAAAGCCTGACCTTGACCGTGTTTAAAGTCACCGGCGAAACCAACACCGACGATCTGTCCCCGGCACCCGACGCGTTCACCCGCCCCGACATTCCCATGCACGCGTTGGCGATGTTGAAAAACCCGCGCGACGGCATCACTCCGGAAGACCCCGGCGTGCGCGGCCCGATCCAATTCATCGAAGACTTAAAAGCCAAAGGCAACTTGGTCGCTTACGTGGGCGACGTGGTCGGCACCGGGTCTTCACGCAAATCCGCAACCAACTCCGTTTTGTGGTGGACCGGCGAAGACATTCCGTTCGTACCCAACAAACGCTTCGGCGGTGTGTGCTTGGGCTCCAAAATCGCACCGATCTTCTACAACACCATGGAAGACGCAGGCGCACTGCCCATCGAGCTGGACGTGTCGCAAATGAACATGGGTGACGAGATCGAACTGCGCCCTCTTGAAGGCAAAGCCCTGAAGAACGGCGAAGTCATTGCCGAGTTTAGCGTCAAATCCGAAGTCATCTTCGACGAAGTCCGCGCAGGCGGTCGTATCCCGTTAATTATCGGTCGCGGTCTCACGGCGCGCGCGCGCGAAGCTTTGGGCCTGCCTGCTTCTGATCTGTTCCGCGTTCCGGCGGAACCGGAAGACACCGGCAAAGGCTACACGCTGGCGCAAAAAATGGTCGGTAAAGCTTGCGGCTTGGGCGAAGGCAAAGGCATCCGCCCCGGCACCTACTGCGAGCCGAAAATGACCACCGTCGGGTCCCAAGACACCACCGGCCCCATGACCCGGGACGAGCTGAAAGACTTGGCCTGCTTGGGCTTCTCTGCTGACTTGGTGATGCAGTCCTTCTGCCACACCTCGGCGTATCCGAAGCTGGTTGACGTCAGCACACACAAAACCCTGCCGGACTTTATTGAGACCCGTGGCGGTGTCGCGTTGCGTCCGCAAGACGGCGTGATCCACAGCTGGCTCAACCGCTTGCTGTTGCCTGACACCGTGGGCACCGGCGGCGACAGCCACACCCGCTTCCCGCTGGGTATTTCGTTCCCCGCGGGCTCCGGCCTTGTTGCGTTCGGTGCAGCCACGGGCGTCATGCCGTTGGATATGCCCGAATCGGTTTTGGTCAAGTTCACCGGTGAACTGCAAGACGGCATGACGCTGCGCGACATGGTCAACGCCATTCCGTATCAAGCCATCCAAGACGGTCTGTTGACGGTTGAGAAGGCGGGCAAGAAGAACATCTTCTCCGGCCGCATTGTGGAAATCGAAGGCCTGCCCGATCTCAAGGTCGAGCAAGCGTTTGAACTGTCTGATTCTGCCGCTGAACGTTCCGCTGCTGCGTGTACCGTTCACCTCAACGAAGAGCCGATCATTGAATACATGCGCTCCAACATCGTGTTGATGAAGTGGATGATCAAAGAAGGCTACCATGACGAACGAACGCTCACGCGCCGCATCGAAGCCATGGAGAAATTCATCGCCGATCCGCAATTGATGAAACGCGACGACGACGCCGAATACGCCGCCGTTATCGAAATCAACATGAGCGACATCAAAGAGCCTTTGGTCGCCTGCCCGAACGACCCGGACGACGTAAAAACGCTGTCTGCCGTTCAAGGCGAAACCATCGATGAAGTCTTCATCGGTTCGTGCATGACCAACATCGGTCACTTCCGCGCCGCCGCCAATGTGTTGGACGGTCTGTCCGATCTGCCGACGCGTTTGTGGATTGCGCCGCCCACCAAGATGGACGCGCAAATCCTCACCGAAGAAGGTTATTACTCCATCCTCGGCAAAACGGGTGCGCGCATGGAAACGCCGGGCTGTTCTTTGTGTATGGGCAACCAAGCACAAATCCGCAAAGGCTCGACCGCCATGTCCACGTCCACGCGCAACTTCCCCAACCGTTTGGGCATCGACACCAATGTCTATCTGGGCAGCGCCGAGCTGGCTTCGGTTTGCGCCCTGTTGGGTAAAATCCCGACGAAGGACGAATACCTGGAGAAAGTCGCAAGCCTCAAAGACAAAGCGGACGATGTGTATCGCTACATGAACTTCGACCAAATCCCTGCATTTGCGGACGTCGCCAACGGCTAA
- a CDS encoding cold-shock protein, whose product MATGTVKWFNPTKGFGFIEPDDGSKDAFVHISAVERAGLGTLSEGQKVTYELQAGQNGKSSAENLVVEG is encoded by the coding sequence ATGGCGACTGGTACTGTAAAATGGTTCAACCCGACCAAAGGTTTTGGCTTCATCGAACCCGATGACGGCTCGAAAGACGCTTTTGTGCATATTTCTGCGGTTGAACGCGCTGGACTGGGCACGTTGAGCGAAGGCCAAAAGGTAACGTACGAGCTGCAAGCTGGCCAAAACGGAAAGTCTTCCGCTGAGAACCTAGTCGTTGAAGGTTAA